Proteins encoded together in one Deinococcus aestuarii window:
- a CDS encoding ferritin-like domain-containing protein — MSNDTQGTSTRRKFLGMAGLMGAGAVLSGCTSVIATTPSQDNGLDAAIFNFALNLEYLEAAFYLAAVGRLGELDAAGGSSARVTLPQGFDGKSAIPGLSAEVRAYAEEIASDELAHVKVIRSVLGSAAVAQPQLDLGPAFAAAGNAASNGAITNFNPYANELFFLHGAFIFEDVGVTAYKGAARFLDDQKAGGNLENAAGILAVEAYHSGAIRTLLYQRRAQQAAAGLTVEQVVQAISNLRDAVDGSDDRDQGITMNGMANIVAADANAIAFSRTPRQVANIVFLDTTGKAAKGGFFPNGLTDDGNLGKLLAL, encoded by the coding sequence ATGAGTAACGACACGCAGGGCACGAGCACCCGCCGCAAGTTCCTGGGCATGGCCGGTCTGATGGGCGCGGGCGCCGTGCTGTCGGGCTGCACGAGCGTCATCGCCACGACGCCGAGCCAGGACAACGGCCTCGACGCGGCCATCTTCAACTTCGCCCTCAACCTGGAATACCTGGAGGCCGCCTTCTACCTCGCCGCCGTGGGCCGCCTGGGTGAGCTGGACGCGGCGGGGGGCAGCAGCGCCCGCGTGACCCTGCCCCAGGGCTTCGACGGCAAGTCGGCCATCCCCGGCCTGTCCGCCGAGGTCCGCGCCTACGCCGAGGAGATCGCCTCGGACGAGCTGGCCCACGTCAAGGTCATCCGCTCGGTGCTGGGAAGCGCCGCCGTCGCGCAGCCGCAACTCGACCTCGGCCCGGCCTTCGCCGCCGCCGGGAACGCCGCCTCGAACGGGGCCATCACGAACTTCAACCCCTACGCCAACGAGCTGTTCTTCCTGCACGGCGCGTTCATCTTCGAGGACGTGGGCGTCACCGCCTACAAGGGAGCGGCGCGCTTCCTCGACGACCAGAAGGCGGGCGGCAACCTGGAGAACGCGGCGGGCATCCTGGCGGTCGAGGCGTACCACTCGGGCGCCATCCGCACCCTGCTCTATCAGCGCCGGGCCCAGCAGGCCGCCGCCGGGCTGACCGTCGAACAGGTCGTGCAGGCCATCAGCAACCTGCGCGACGCGGTGGACGGCAGCGACGACCGCGACCAGGGCATCACCATGAACGGCATGGCGAACATCGTCGCCGCCGACGCCAACGCCATCGCCTTCAGCCGCACCCCCCGTCAGGTGGCGAACATCGTCTTCCTCGACACGACGGGCAAGGCAGCGAAGGGCGGCTTCTTCCCGAACGGCCTGACCGACGACGGCAACCTGGGCAAGCTGCTCGCCCTCTAA